From the genome of Geminocystis herdmanii PCC 6308, one region includes:
- the rpoD gene encoding RNA polymerase sigma factor RpoD, which produces MTQTQEIFATISPSNDFEEMFDFSSDSNFHSSMVTMESELSEMIPEADSIGESDLNGKKARKLPATRRRTPTTKKKPFTEDSIRIYLQEIGRIRLLRAEEEIELARQIADLLDLEYIRATLMEHLGRIPTDQEWAIACDIPNLRQFNRRLHIGRRAKDKMVQSNLRLVVSIAKKYMNRGLSFQDLIQEGSLGLIRAAEKFDHEKGYKFSTYATWWIRQAITRAIADQSRTIRLPVHLYETISRIKKTTKMLSQKMGRKPTEEEIAEDMEMTIEKLRFIAKSAQLPISLETPIGKEEDSRLGDFIEADGETPEDEVSKNLLREDLENVLDSLSPRERDVLRLRYGLDDGRMKTLEEIGQIFNVTRERIRQIEAKALRKLRHPNRNSILKEYIR; this is translated from the coding sequence ATGACTCAGACACAAGAAATTTTCGCAACTATCTCCCCCAGTAATGATTTCGAGGAAATGTTCGACTTTAGTTCTGATAGTAATTTTCATAGTTCCATGGTAACGATGGAAAGTGAACTATCAGAGATGATTCCAGAGGCTGATTCCATCGGAGAAAGTGATCTAAATGGTAAAAAAGCCCGTAAATTACCCGCTACTCGCCGTCGCACTCCTACGACGAAGAAAAAACCATTTACGGAAGATTCTATCCGTATTTACCTTCAGGAAATTGGTAGAATCAGGTTACTTCGGGCGGAGGAAGAAATTGAGTTAGCCCGACAAATTGCTGATTTATTAGATTTAGAATATATCAGGGCTACTTTGATGGAACACCTTGGGCGTATTCCTACGGATCAAGAATGGGCGATCGCTTGTGATATTCCTAATCTGCGTCAGTTTAACCGCCGTTTACATATCGGACGACGAGCAAAAGATAAGATGGTACAGTCTAACCTTCGTTTAGTGGTTTCGATCGCTAAAAAGTACATGAATCGTGGTTTGTCGTTCCAAGATTTGATTCAAGAAGGTTCTCTGGGTTTAATTCGTGCCGCCGAAAAATTTGATCACGAAAAGGGTTATAAATTCTCCACTTACGCTACATGGTGGATTCGTCAAGCCATTACTCGTGCGATCGCTGATCAATCCCGTACTATTCGGCTTCCCGTGCATCTTTACGAAACTATTTCTCGCATCAAAAAAACCACTAAGATGCTTTCTCAAAAAATGGGGCGTAAACCCACAGAGGAGGAAATCGCTGAAGATATGGAGATGACGATCGAAAAGTTGCGTTTTATTGCCAAATCCGCTCAATTACCTATCTCCCTAGAAACCCCCATCGGGAAAGAAGAAGACTCTCGATTGGGGGATTTTATTGAAGCTGACGGGGAAACTCCTGAAGATGAAGTATCGAAAAATTTATTACGAGAAGATTTAGAAAATGTTTTAGATTCTTTAAGCCCTCGTGAGCGCGATGTTTTAAGATTACGTTATGGCTTAGATGATGGACGCATGAAGACATTAGAAGAAATTGGTCAAATCTTCAATGTCACCCGTGAAAGAATCCGTCAAATTGAGGCTAAAGCGTTGCGCAAATTACGTCATCCTAACCGCAATAGTATTCTTAAAGAATATATCCGTTAA
- a CDS encoding nucleotidyltransferase family protein, which yields MNKKIKPDIQSEIEKLLHSKREEIIKIAENHGAFNIRIFGSVARGEADEKSDIDFLVDYSLDKISSWFPSGLILDLEKLLNYKIDVATETSLKERIKKQVLEDAIRL from the coding sequence GTGAATAAAAAAATTAAGCCTGATATTCAGTCTGAAATAGAAAAACTATTGCACTCTAAAAGAGAAGAAATTATAAAAATTGCTGAGAATCACGGGGCATTTAATATCAGAATTTTTGGTTCAGTTGCTAGGGGAGAAGCCGATGAAAAAAGTGATATTGATTTTTTAGTAGATTATTCTTTAGATAAAATTAGTTCATGGTTTCCATCAGGGTTAATATTAGATTTAGAGAAGTTATTAAATTATAAAATTGATGTTGCTACAGAAACTTCTTTAAAGGAAAGAATTAAGAAACAAGTTTTGGAGGATGCCATTAGATTATGA
- a CDS encoding helix-turn-helix domain-containing transcriptional regulator — protein MALTKDFKDTILKRVQEDSEFRICLLTEAINCFLEGDTETGKIILRDYINATIGFEELANLTQKSSKSLMRMLSVNGNPYATNLFEIIYYLQKKEGLTLKVSVLK, from the coding sequence ATGGCTTTAACTAAAGATTTTAAAGATACTATTCTAAAAAGAGTACAAGAAGATTCAGAGTTTCGTATTTGTCTATTAACTGAAGCCATCAACTGTTTTTTAGAAGGTGATACAGAAACAGGTAAAATTATTTTAAGAGACTATATTAATGCGACTATTGGTTTTGAAGAATTAGCAAATTTAACTCAAAAATCTTCTAAAAGTTTAATGAGAATGTTGAGTGTAAATGGAAACCCTTATGCTACTAACTTATTTGAAATTATTTATTATCTTCAAAAAAAAGAAGGGTTAACTTTAAAAGTCTCAGTTTTAAAATAA
- a CDS encoding type II toxin-antitoxin system RelE/ParE family toxin, whose translation MITIKEYIDVLGVNHFSKWFKNLNAQSSAKIVIYLTRIEQGNFSTVKSVGQGVFESKIDFGQGYRIYFGKDGEQLVILLGGGTKKRQQQDIQKAQSLWQEYKRRKTGGK comes from the coding sequence ATGATTACTATAAAAGAGTATATTGATGTATTGGGAGTAAATCATTTTAGTAAGTGGTTTAAAAACCTAAATGCCCAATCTTCGGCAAAAATTGTTATATATTTAACTAGAATAGAACAAGGCAACTTTTCTACAGTTAAAAGTGTTGGACAGGGTGTTTTTGAGTCTAAAATAGATTTTGGACAAGGGTATCGTATTTATTTTGGAAAAGATGGTGAACAATTAGTTATTTTACTAGGCGGAGGCACAAAAAAAAGACAGCAACAAGATATTCAAAAAGCACAATCTCTTTGGCAAGAATATAAACGCAGAAAAACAGGAGGAAAATAG
- a CDS encoding TrmH family RNA methyltransferase yields MLTSLQNPLVKEIRKLHKPQERHRQNLHLLEGTNLLEVASKVNYPLMTVLTTELWQKKNYSLWQTLQIQAQRLETVSPELMKNMATTVNPDGVIATASRTARSSLPPDKINLGLVFDRIQDPGNLGTIIRTSVAMNVDFLWLSGDSVDLDNPKVMRSSVGEWFKIQAKVENDLVSLVKKYQSQGYQIVATSLEGEKTHWQIDFTKPTILLLGNEAQGLSSELASLATENVKIPLNNGVESLNVAIATAFLLGEYQRQLRMEN; encoded by the coding sequence ATGTTAACCAGTTTGCAAAATCCCCTTGTTAAAGAAATTCGGAAGTTACATAAACCGCAGGAAAGGCATCGACAAAATTTACATTTATTGGAAGGTACAAATTTATTAGAAGTTGCTAGTAAGGTTAATTATCCTTTGATGACGGTATTAACTACGGAGTTATGGCAGAAAAAAAATTATTCTCTTTGGCAAACTTTACAAATTCAAGCGCAAAGATTAGAAACGGTTTCTCCTGAGTTGATGAAAAATATGGCAACTACGGTTAATCCAGACGGGGTAATTGCTACGGCTTCTCGTACTGCTCGATCGAGCTTACCTCCTGATAAGATTAATTTGGGGTTAGTGTTCGATCGAATCCAAGACCCCGGCAATTTAGGTACTATAATTCGTACTAGCGTGGCGATGAATGTGGACTTTCTTTGGTTGAGTGGTGATAGTGTCGATTTAGATAACCCCAAAGTGATGCGATCGTCCGTAGGAGAATGGTTTAAGATTCAAGCTAAGGTAGAAAATGATCTCGTTTCTTTAGTCAAAAAATATCAATCCCAAGGTTATCAGATTGTAGCTACATCTTTGGAGGGGGAAAAAACCCATTGGCAAATAGATTTTACGAAACCGACTATCTTATTGTTGGGTAACGAGGCGCAGGGTTTATCGTCAGAGTTGGCTAGTTTGGCAACGGAAAATGTGAAAATCCCTCTTAATAATGGTGTTGAATCTCTTAATGTTGCGATCGCCACTGCTTTTTTATTGGGAGAATATCAAAGACAATTAAGAATGGAGAATTAA
- a CDS encoding glutathione S-transferase family protein — protein MNQVINNSNPTLKLYGGSRSRASIIQWYLEEINLNYDYILIDMAQQEHLQSAFLELNPMGKVPVIVDGDFKLWESGAILLYLAEKYGNEIDTLEERSILNQWILFANSTLATGLFIEANREKEMSKLLPPLENILKDNSYLLGEKFTLVDVAVGSMLAYTQILLKLDLSNYPAITKYIQNITQRPAFMNTIGKR, from the coding sequence ATGAATCAAGTTATCAATAATTCAAATCCCACATTAAAATTATACGGTGGTAGTCGTAGTCGTGCTTCCATTATTCAATGGTATTTAGAAGAAATTAATCTTAACTATGACTATATTTTGATTGATATGGCACAACAAGAACATTTACAATCCGCTTTTTTAGAGTTAAATCCTATGGGAAAAGTTCCCGTAATTGTCGATGGTGATTTTAAACTCTGGGAATCAGGAGCAATTTTACTATATTTAGCCGAAAAATATGGTAATGAAATTGATACTTTAGAAGAAAGAAGCATCCTCAATCAATGGATTTTATTTGCTAATTCCACTTTAGCCACAGGGTTATTTATTGAGGCAAATCGAGAAAAAGAAATGTCAAAATTATTGCCACCCTTAGAAAATATTTTGAAAGATAATTCATATTTATTAGGGGAAAAATTTACCCTTGTTGATGTGGCTGTAGGTTCAATGTTAGCTTATACTCAAATTTTATTAAAACTAGATTTAAGTAATTATCCTGCTATAACTAAATATATCCAGAATATCACCCAAAGACCCGCTTTTATGAATACGATCGGCAAAAGATAA
- a CDS encoding N-acetylmuramoyl-L-alanine amidase yields MKFYSLILSCLTFLMLATPAYAGRLLFWRFEANQNRLIFTTDQGVQPTAQLITNPTRLVIDLPGTTLGRPTVNESLGRVVTNLRIGQFDARTTRVVIELAPGYIVDPQGIKIKGMSPTQWSVELPPPQRSNSPTPSNPPTNVPNQSNNTNTNPPLTTNRNNASGSGLQVTPSGIIVGIDGGNNNKISVKRSQDRRKINFEIANLTIPNTLPKSWNVNQYGVSDVEISQQKRSTLLTLNVNPDSPDWQASFSRMGGLVLWPQGGISRVVDLPSGASNTNNNQSREPNANPPNNSIRTQTAINNPVNTAKTSIESIELLNNQLLIRGNQPINGQGSWTQGNTVYQIRLENTDLAPNFRNPSLPSGSPISRMRIWQPDNKTVVLLIETAVGARIDRLNQPSDRLLALSFNRLSSSNTPQSNWRPNPNTSIPITQAPPDPFNQTPGGSTWQPQPLPPINNNPSPNNRPPTRGKTLVVIDPGHGGKDPGAVGINSLQEKQVVLAISQQVARILEQQGIQVRMTRDSDYFVSLQERSAMANRMNADIFVSIHANSAGAGKPQVSGYETYYFQNGRALADTIHRNVIRRVDVRDRRVKQARFYVLRASNMPSVLLETGFVTGIEDASKLSNPSFQRQMSEAIAAGIIEYIRTNRL; encoded by the coding sequence ATGAAATTTTATTCTTTAATTTTAAGTTGTCTAACCTTTCTCATGTTAGCCACTCCTGCCTATGCTGGAAGACTTTTATTTTGGCGTTTTGAAGCTAATCAAAATCGCTTGATTTTTACCACAGATCAAGGGGTACAACCCACTGCTCAACTGATTACTAACCCGACTCGTTTAGTTATTGATTTGCCCGGTACTACTTTGGGACGACCCACTGTTAATGAGAGTTTAGGGAGAGTTGTGACTAATCTAAGAATAGGTCAGTTTGATGCAAGAACCACTAGGGTTGTCATTGAATTAGCCCCCGGATATATAGTTGATCCTCAAGGTATTAAAATTAAAGGAATGTCTCCTACTCAGTGGTCTGTAGAATTACCTCCTCCTCAACGATCGAACTCTCCTACTCCCTCTAATCCTCCTACTAACGTACCAAATCAATCTAATAACACGAACACGAATCCTCCTCTCACTACTAATCGCAATAATGCTTCAGGTTCAGGATTGCAAGTAACTCCTAGCGGTATTATTGTGGGTATTGATGGGGGAAATAATAATAAGATTAGTGTCAAACGTAGTCAAGATCGCCGTAAAATTAATTTTGAGATTGCCAATCTGACGATTCCCAATACTCTCCCCAAGTCTTGGAATGTAAATCAATATGGGGTGTCTGATGTGGAAATTAGTCAACAAAAACGATCGACTTTATTAACTTTAAATGTTAATCCTGATAGCCCTGACTGGCAAGCGAGTTTTAGTCGTATGGGCGGATTAGTTTTATGGCCTCAAGGGGGCATTAGTCGAGTGGTGGACTTGCCTTCTGGTGCTTCTAACACCAATAATAACCAGTCAAGAGAACCAAATGCAAATCCTCCCAATAATTCTATTAGAACACAAACAGCGATAAATAACCCTGTTAATACCGCTAAAACTAGCATTGAGTCGATCGAGTTGCTCAATAATCAGCTATTGATTAGGGGTAATCAACCCATTAATGGGCAAGGTAGTTGGACTCAAGGAAATACGGTTTATCAAATTCGCTTAGAAAATACTGATTTAGCTCCTAATTTTAGAAACCCCTCTTTACCTTCTGGCAGTCCTATCTCCAGAATGCGCATTTGGCAACCCGATAATAAAACTGTTGTATTGTTGATAGAAACTGCTGTGGGAGCAAGGATCGATCGACTAAATCAACCTAGTGACAGACTTTTAGCATTATCTTTTAATCGTCTGAGTTCCTCCAATACTCCTCAAAGTAATTGGAGACCAAATCCCAATACATCTATACCCATAACTCAAGCACCGCCCGATCCTTTTAATCAAACTCCGGGAGGTAGTACTTGGCAACCCCAACCTTTACCCCCCATTAATAATAATCCTTCTCCCAATAATCGCCCTCCCACCAGAGGAAAAACTTTAGTTGTAATAGACCCCGGACACGGTGGAAAAGACCCAGGGGCAGTGGGTATCAATAGTCTTCAAGAAAAACAAGTTGTTTTAGCTATTTCTCAACAGGTAGCTCGTATTTTAGAGCAACAGGGAATACAGGTAAGAATGACTAGAGATAGTGATTATTTTGTCAGTTTACAGGAACGATCGGCGATGGCTAATCGGATGAATGCTGATATATTTGTGAGTATTCATGCTAATTCTGCTGGAGCTGGAAAACCTCAAGTCAGTGGTTATGAAACTTATTATTTTCAGAATGGTAGAGCCTTAGCTGATACTATTCATCGTAATGTCATACGCAGAGTTGATGTGCGCGATCGAAGGGTGAAACAGGCTCGATTTTATGTTTTACGCGCTTCCAATATGCCCTCGGTTTTGTTAGAAACAGGTTTTGTTACGGGGATAGAAGATGCTTCTAAACTCAGTAATCCTAGTTTTCAACGTCAAATGTCGGAAGCGATCGCTGCTGGTATTATCGAGTATATTCGTACCAATCGACTTTAA
- the murI gene encoding glutamate racemase, giving the protein MKHSLGNRIGVFDSGVGGLTVLRKLYRHLPQESILYFADTERLPYGTRSKAEIILFVREILDWMSNEQVKMVIMACNTSSALALEEVQSEYNFPILGLIHPGAKGAVKRGKKIGVISTVATAKSNAYRNAIKEINPQVDVWQVGCPEFVPLIEQNRVYDPYTKKVAEDYLSSLIKNDIDSLIYGCTHYPHLQGLFKDILPSSVALIDPADYVVKAMEKELELMNLRNHDLVLPTRFCVSGEPEDFAKISKQWLGFTPTVEKVYLPSITTVTDIVTPLEMRENKQNYLYAESLIA; this is encoded by the coding sequence ATGAAACATAGTTTGGGTAATAGAATTGGTGTTTTTGATAGTGGAGTCGGTGGGTTAACGGTACTTCGGAAACTTTATCGTCATTTACCTCAAGAATCCATCCTCTATTTTGCCGATACTGAACGTCTTCCTTATGGTACTCGTTCCAAAGCGGAGATTATTTTATTTGTCAGAGAAATTCTTGATTGGATGTCTAATGAACAAGTTAAAATGGTGATTATGGCTTGTAATACAAGTTCCGCTTTAGCCTTAGAAGAAGTGCAATCAGAATATAATTTCCCTATTTTAGGTTTAATTCACCCCGGTGCAAAAGGTGCGGTTAAAAGAGGTAAAAAAATCGGGGTTATTTCTACTGTAGCGACAGCAAAAAGTAATGCTTATCGTAACGCCATTAAAGAAATTAATCCTCAAGTGGATGTGTGGCAAGTAGGTTGTCCTGAATTTGTGCCATTAATTGAGCAAAATAGAGTATATGATCCTTATACGAAAAAAGTAGCCGAAGATTATTTATCTTCTTTAATCAAAAATGATATTGATAGTCTTATCTATGGTTGTACCCACTATCCTCATTTACAAGGACTATTCAAAGATATTTTACCATCTTCCGTTGCATTAATCGATCCTGCGGATTATGTGGTTAAGGCTATGGAAAAAGAGTTAGAGTTAATGAATTTACGAAATCATGATCTAGTTTTACCTACTCGCTTTTGTGTTAGTGGTGAGCCTGAAGATTTTGCTAAAATTTCTAAACAGTGGTTAGGATTCACCCCCACCGTAGAAAAAGTTTATTTACCCTCTATCACTACCGTTACGGATATAGTAACACCTTTAGAAATGAGAGAAAATAAACAAAATTACCTCTATGCAGAAAGTTTAATTGCTTAA
- a CDS encoding glycosyltransferase has protein sequence MTNPTKISVIIPDLANQGTTRGYVIAQGLQRLGYQVTIFGYLYGEQIYPEPPYSLPITYFHGVNLPKFITTTLDFIKEIDGDILYVIKPQLSSFGMALIKAWRNKKPIILDFDDWEMAQFGGDDWQYQGSLINDLLASNSELKKPQYPLYIKWLEKAIEKANGITVSSKFLEYRYGGTYLPNVKDTDLFDPLKFDHKVALCDRDGIKTQLGLSNNRLLMFTGTAKPDQGLEDILIALDSLNEDDLKLVLVGGNKSQSSYVKTLIEKWGRWIIKVQPQGFDDMPRSIAMSDIIMVTPRATSTNCAKFPLELIEGMAMAKPIIATKVGEIPNILQDTGYLIEPQSSGLIAQQIRDIFADYTQAQNKGNLARERCVNNYSMSNITKILEQVINLV, from the coding sequence ATGACAAATCCTACTAAAATCTCTGTAATCATTCCTGACTTGGCGAATCAAGGTACAACAAGAGGTTATGTCATCGCCCAAGGGTTACAAAGGTTAGGTTATCAAGTCACTATTTTTGGGTATCTATATGGAGAACAAATATACCCAGAGCCTCCTTATTCTTTACCAATTACTTATTTTCATGGGGTAAATTTACCTAAGTTTATTACCACAACGTTAGATTTTATTAAAGAAATTGATGGAGATATTTTATATGTAATTAAGCCCCAACTAAGTAGCTTTGGTATGGCATTAATTAAGGCTTGGCGTAATAAAAAACCCATAATTTTAGATTTTGATGATTGGGAAATGGCACAATTTGGTGGTGATGATTGGCAATATCAAGGAAGTTTAATTAATGATCTTTTAGCTAGTAATAGTGAGTTGAAAAAACCTCAATATCCTTTATATATTAAGTGGTTAGAAAAAGCGATCGAAAAAGCAAATGGTATCACTGTGAGCAGTAAATTTTTAGAATATCGCTATGGTGGAACTTATTTACCTAATGTTAAAGATACGGATTTATTTGATCCTCTCAAGTTCGATCACAAAGTGGCGCTGTGCGATCGAGATGGGATCAAAACTCAATTAGGATTATCTAATAATAGATTATTAATGTTCACAGGTACAGCAAAACCAGATCAAGGTTTAGAAGATATATTAATCGCTTTAGATAGTTTAAATGAAGATGATTTAAAGTTAGTATTAGTAGGAGGAAATAAAAGTCAATCTAGTTATGTTAAGACTTTAATAGAGAAGTGGGGAAGATGGATTATAAAAGTTCAACCTCAAGGCTTTGATGATATGCCACGCTCGATCGCTATGAGTGATATTATTATGGTGACACCAAGAGCAACTTCAACAAATTGTGCTAAGTTTCCTTTAGAATTAATCGAAGGAATGGCAATGGCAAAACCAATTATTGCGACAAAAGTGGGAGAAATTCCTAATATTTTACAGGATACAGGATATTTAATTGAACCTCAATCTTCGGGGTTAATTGCACAACAAATAAGAGATATTTTTGCTGATTATACTCAGGCACAAAATAAAGGAAATTTAGCTAGAGAAAGATGTGTAAATAATTATAGTATGAGCAATATTACTAAAATTTTAGAACAGGTAATTAATTTAGTTTAA